In a single window of the Planctomycetia bacterium genome:
- a CDS encoding HDOD domain-containing protein, translating to MYQSTTLSAVSSTDRSINELISQALMLGRARISTMAHRFYQEPLCGPAATAEVIARDETLAARFMTVANTIQYGAGIAAMNIDSATVRMGNDRTKALALAFAMGRALSPIVGHVAGFDRLWYTAMARGALARALAMHCDARLAGPAFIATAMQDIGTVFFAAARPESYLDMVERSSGSSIRLALLEWQAFNRNHIHLGLEVLSGWGLPSFVTDAIGRHHTNPPISTSNDLGVRLWQIGYLIGTLPLGAEGEVESSAPSVSKIFSKCFDVSEDQTAQLLQQALDEYEDVVGLFEPIIAPAQSGAELFAPAADALGVARPCAIRASDDTKQTPEAPQADRSYPPQRSLSGLFSTIRS from the coding sequence ATGTATCAGAGCACAACGCTTTCTGCCGTCAGTTCGACGGATCGATCCATTAACGAGTTGATTTCGCAGGCCCTGATGCTGGGGCGTGCGCGAATATCCACGATGGCGCATCGGTTTTACCAGGAGCCGCTTTGCGGTCCCGCTGCGACGGCCGAAGTTATTGCCCGCGACGAGACGCTTGCGGCGCGATTCATGACGGTGGCCAACACGATTCAGTACGGTGCGGGCATTGCCGCGATGAACATTGATTCCGCCACGGTGCGCATGGGCAACGATCGCACGAAGGCGCTGGCGCTGGCGTTTGCGATGGGGCGGGCGCTGAGTCCGATTGTCGGACACGTCGCAGGATTCGATCGGCTTTGGTACACGGCGATGGCTCGTGGGGCACTGGCTCGGGCGCTGGCGATGCATTGCGATGCGCGGCTGGCGGGGCCGGCTTTTATTGCGACGGCGATGCAGGACATTGGGACGGTTTTCTTTGCGGCGGCGCGACCGGAGAGCTATCTCGATATGGTCGAGCGGAGCAGCGGCTCGTCGATACGGCTTGCGCTGCTGGAGTGGCAGGCCTTCAATCGGAATCACATTCATCTGGGGCTGGAAGTGTTGAGCGGCTGGGGGCTGCCGTCGTTTGTGACGGATGCGATCGGGCGTCATCACACGAATCCGCCGATTTCTACGTCAAACGACCTTGGTGTGCGGCTGTGGCAGATCGGCTATCTGATCGGCACGCTGCCGCTTGGCGCGGAGGGCGAAGTCGAATCGAGTGCACCGTCGGTTTCGAAAATCTTCTCGAAGTGTTTCGACGTTTCCGAGGATCAGACGGCGCAACTGCTTCAACAGGCGCTTGATGAGTATGAGGATGTCGTCGGGCTGTTTGAGCCGATCATCGCGCCGGCGCAGTCGGGGGCGGAGTTGTTTGCTCCGGCGGCTGATGCGCTGGGCGTCGCGCGGCCGTGCGCCATTCGGGCGTCGGATGATACGAAGCAAACTCCCGAGGCTCCGCAGGCGGATCGCAGCTATCCGCCTCAGCGCTCATTGAGCGGTCTCTTCTCAACCATTCGGTCATAA
- a CDS encoding FxsA family protein, protein MFRILFLAFIVVPLLDLFVLLKIGGLLGFWPTVGLVLLSGAVGAALARWQGLSTIAKIQSELTAGRLPAAELADGAMILVAAALLLTPGFLTDCFGILLLIPPARRLLATILTRYFRTRIVVSHVSFNSAGPNVTTVGAMPDIFEVGAESPGKIKYVKNEAPDGRPGSE, encoded by the coding sequence GTGTTCCGCATTCTCTTCCTTGCCTTCATCGTCGTGCCCCTCCTCGACCTCTTCGTCCTGCTCAAAATCGGGGGCCTCCTGGGCTTCTGGCCCACCGTCGGCCTCGTCCTCCTGTCCGGTGCCGTCGGCGCAGCGCTTGCCCGCTGGCAGGGCCTTAGCACCATCGCGAAAATTCAGTCCGAACTCACCGCCGGCCGCCTCCCCGCTGCCGAGCTCGCCGACGGCGCCATGATCCTCGTCGCCGCCGCCCTCCTCCTCACCCCCGGCTTCCTCACCGACTGCTTCGGAATCCTCCTGCTGATCCCGCCCGCCCGGCGCCTCCTCGCGACGATCCTCACCAGATACTTTCGAACCCGAATCGTCGTCTCCCACGTCTCATTCAACTCAGCCGGCCCAAATGTCACCACCGTCGGCGCCATGCCCGACATCTTCGAAGTCGGCGCCGAATCACCCGGAAAGATAAAGTACGTCAAAAACGAAGCCCCCGACGGCCGCCCCGGCAGCGAATAG
- the murQ gene encoding N-acetylmuramic acid 6-phosphate etherase, whose translation MKRTPKKPSDDRGHLLTERQNEKSRRLDAISLSAAFDLMNAEDASIPCAVAKAKPAITRAVELVSHAWQHGGRLIYVGAGTSGRLGVLDASECPPTFRSDPKMVRGIIAGGKKALWRSVEGAEDDRRAAVRDLRLLAPSSKDVVMGIATGGTTPYVHEALALARRRGAKTIFFACVPKSQARAVCDVDIRVLTGPEILSGSTRLKAGTATKLVLNTITTLGMVRLGKTYGNLMVDLNSYACRKLTERATRVIAAATGLTKPAAAELLHRARGRAKTAIVMHRRNLTFTAAEALLLKHKGRVRAALESPLQP comes from the coding sequence ATGAAACGCACCCCAAAAAAACCATCCGACGACCGCGGCCACCTGCTCACCGAGCGGCAAAACGAAAAGTCCCGCCGACTCGATGCCATCTCCCTCTCCGCCGCCTTCGACCTCATGAACGCCGAAGACGCCTCCATCCCCTGCGCCGTCGCCAAAGCCAAGCCCGCCATCACCCGCGCCGTCGAGCTGGTGTCACACGCATGGCAGCATGGTGGCCGGCTCATCTACGTCGGCGCCGGCACCAGCGGCCGCCTCGGCGTCCTCGACGCCTCAGAGTGCCCCCCGACCTTTCGCAGCGATCCCAAAATGGTGCGCGGCATCATCGCCGGCGGAAAGAAGGCCCTCTGGCGTAGCGTCGAAGGCGCCGAAGACGATCGCCGCGCCGCCGTCCGCGACCTGCGGCTCCTCGCCCCATCGTCCAAGGACGTCGTCATGGGCATCGCCACCGGCGGCACAACGCCCTACGTTCACGAAGCCCTGGCCCTCGCCCGGCGCCGCGGCGCCAAGACCATCTTCTTCGCCTGCGTGCCGAAGTCTCAGGCCCGCGCCGTCTGCGACGTGGACATCCGTGTACTCACCGGCCCGGAAATCCTCTCCGGCTCCACACGCCTCAAAGCCGGCACCGCGACCAAGCTCGTCCTCAACACAATCACAACCCTCGGCATGGTCCGCCTCGGCAAGACCTACGGCAATCTCATGGTCGACCTCAACAGCTACGCCTGCCGAAAGCTCACCGAGCGCGCCACCCGCGTCATCGCCGCCGCCACCGGTCTCACCAAACCCGCCGCCGCCGAACTGCTCCACCGCGCCCGAGGCCGCGCCAAAACCGCCATCGTCATGCACCGGCGCAATCTAACCTTCACCGCCGCCGAAGCCCTGCTCCTAAAGCACAAGGGCCGCGTCCGCGCAGCCCTCGAGTCTCCGTTACAACCGTGA
- a CDS encoding IS1380 family transposase, with the protein MFFSSLGRKKIVADFTGGTLTSDAGGLLLREVERRLGLVDQLAGVINDPRDPARIQHDQRVMLAQRIFAIAMGYEDLNDHQALRSDPVLAVLTGRPPSADEPLASSPTLCRLENRVTRGDLARMSRVLVEQFIASYESPPEELILDFDATDDPIHGNQEGRFFHGYYDHHCFLPLYVFCGSRLLVSYLRPSNIDGAHHAWPILKLLVQRLRQAWPGVRIIVRGDSGFCRRRMMKWCDRHGVKYVLGLARNTVLEKAAESFMQAAEAQFATTQQKVRNFHEIEYAAQTWDRPRRVIVKAERLVQGPNVRFVVTNLTDRTPNDIYDGLYTARGDMENRIKEQQLGLFADRTSCHAFLANQFRLLLSSAAYVLVETLRRTALAGTELAEAQVNTIRLKLFKVAARVVVSVRRVVLRLSSSCPLQDLWRSLVPRLRLIPPAPS; encoded by the coding sequence ATGTTCTTTTCCAGTCTCGGCCGCAAGAAAATCGTGGCCGATTTCACAGGCGGAACGCTCACCTCAGACGCCGGGGGTCTGCTGCTTCGGGAGGTCGAGCGGCGTCTGGGCCTGGTCGATCAACTGGCCGGGGTCATCAACGACCCGCGTGATCCGGCCCGAATTCAACATGACCAGCGGGTCATGCTGGCCCAGCGCATCTTTGCCATTGCGATGGGCTACGAAGATCTCAACGACCATCAAGCCCTGCGGAGCGATCCCGTGCTGGCGGTCCTGACCGGGCGGCCGCCGAGCGCGGATGAGCCGCTGGCCAGCAGTCCGACCTTGTGCCGGCTGGAGAACCGCGTCACGCGCGGCGACCTGGCACGAATGTCGCGTGTGCTGGTGGAGCAGTTCATCGCGTCCTATGAATCGCCGCCGGAGGAATTGATCCTCGACTTCGACGCGACCGACGATCCGATCCACGGCAACCAGGAAGGCCGCTTCTTCCACGGCTATTACGACCACCACTGCTTCCTACCGCTGTATGTGTTCTGCGGCTCGCGGCTGCTGGTCTCCTACCTGCGGCCCAGCAACATCGACGGGGCCCATCACGCCTGGCCCATCCTGAAGCTGCTGGTGCAGCGCTTGCGACAGGCGTGGCCCGGGGTGCGGATCATCGTCCGCGGGGATTCCGGCTTCTGCCGCCGGCGAATGATGAAATGGTGCGACCGGCACGGCGTCAAGTACGTGCTGGGCCTGGCCCGCAACACCGTCCTGGAGAAAGCGGCCGAGTCCTTCATGCAGGCGGCCGAGGCCCAGTTCGCCACCACGCAGCAGAAGGTGCGGAACTTCCACGAGATCGAGTACGCGGCGCAGACCTGGGATCGCCCGCGCCGCGTGATCGTCAAGGCCGAGCGGCTGGTTCAGGGGCCCAACGTTCGATTCGTGGTGACCAACCTGACCGACCGCACGCCGAACGATATCTACGACGGTCTGTACACGGCCCGCGGCGACATGGAGAACCGCATCAAGGAGCAGCAGCTCGGGCTCTTCGCCGATCGCACCAGTTGCCACGCCTTCCTGGCCAATCAGTTCCGGCTGCTGTTGTCCTCGGCGGCCTACGTCCTGGTGGAAACGCTGCGCCGCACGGCCCTGGCCGGCACCGAACTGGCCGAGGCCCAGGTGAACACCATTCGCCTGAAACTCTTCAAGGTCGCCGCGCGGGTGGTCGTCTCCGTGCGCCGCGTCGTACTGCGACTGTCGAGCAGCTGCCCCCTGCAGGACCTGTGGCGATCCCTGGTTCCACGACTCCGCCTGATCCCGCCCGCCCCATCATGA
- a CDS encoding anhydro-N-acetylmuramic acid kinase, with product MPDQRIVIGLNSGTSADGVDAVACKLTGRGAAMRVSVLGHTSRPYPPALRKRILAVMAPAQTRTEELCRLEVEIGRAFADAAHALVRRLRLKRVDLIGSHGQTVCHLPPTTGKKRKSAGYVPSTMQIGDPTIIAEKLRCPVVHHFRQADMAVGGQGAPLVPWTDFVLFRDKRKNRIIQNIGGIANLTYLPAACDVTDVVAFDTGPGNLLIDGMTRIATKGREQFDRGGRRAAKGRVHPELFHHLMRHPFLLAAPPKSCGREQFGESYIADLRKRFARLRLLPNDWIATVTHFSAACMILGYAWLCDARRTEYPPMDEIILCGGGAKNTTLVRMLSRCLHAAGRRIPVTSMNALGISTQAKEGVSFAMLAAARIDGVPANLPRVTGAKNPVLLGDICDLGLK from the coding sequence ATGCCCGACCAACGAATCGTCATCGGCCTCAATAGCGGAACAAGCGCCGACGGCGTTGATGCCGTCGCCTGCAAACTGACCGGCCGAGGCGCCGCCATGCGCGTCAGTGTGCTGGGCCACACCTCTCGCCCCTACCCGCCGGCTCTTCGCAAGCGAATCCTCGCCGTCATGGCCCCGGCACAAACCCGGACCGAGGAACTCTGCCGCCTCGAAGTCGAAATCGGACGCGCCTTCGCCGACGCCGCCCACGCCCTCGTGCGCCGGCTCCGTCTCAAGCGCGTCGATCTCATCGGCTCACACGGCCAAACCGTCTGCCACCTCCCGCCCACCACCGGCAAGAAAAGAAAATCCGCCGGCTACGTGCCCTCCACCATGCAGATCGGCGACCCCACCATCATCGCCGAGAAACTCCGCTGCCCCGTCGTCCACCACTTCCGCCAGGCCGACATGGCCGTCGGCGGCCAAGGCGCGCCCCTCGTCCCCTGGACCGACTTCGTCCTCTTTCGCGACAAGCGCAAAAACCGAATCATCCAAAACATCGGCGGCATCGCCAACCTCACCTACCTCCCAGCCGCCTGCGACGTAACCGACGTCGTCGCATTCGACACCGGCCCCGGAAATCTCCTCATCGACGGCATGACCCGCATCGCGACGAAGGGCCGCGAACAGTTCGATCGCGGAGGCCGCCGCGCCGCCAAAGGCCGCGTCCACCCCGAACTCTTTCACCACTTGATGCGTCATCCCTTCCTGCTCGCCGCCCCGCCCAAGAGCTGCGGCAGAGAACAGTTCGGCGAGTCCTACATCGCCGATCTCCGCAAACGCTTCGCCCGACTTCGCCTTCTCCCCAACGACTGGATCGCCACCGTCACCCACTTCTCCGCCGCCTGCATGATCCTGGGATACGCATGGCTCTGCGATGCCCGGCGCACCGAATACCCGCCGATGGATGAAATCATCCTCTGCGGCGGCGGCGCGAAAAACACGACGCTCGTCCGAATGCTCTCCCGCTGTCTCCACGCCGCGGGCCGCCGCATCCCCGTTACGTCAATGAATGCCCTCGGCATCTCCACCCAGGCCAAAGAAGGCGTCTCTTTCGCTATGCTCGCCGCTGCAAGAATCGACGGCGTTCCCGCGAACCTGCCGCGCGTCACTGGCGCAAAGAACCCGGTCCTGCTCGGCGACATCTGCGATCTGGGATTGAAATGA
- a CDS encoding cupin domain-containing protein yields MQKTNLAEKLTRIRDCWSPHIVGELNGQHVKLAKLHGEFVWHHHEHEDELFLVIKGRLRMELEGSDITLEEGEFLIVPAGVEHRPVAEDECHVLLFEPAGTLNTGNVTNDRTVPNPKSI; encoded by the coding sequence ATGCAAAAAACCAACCTCGCCGAAAAGCTCACCCGAATCCGCGACTGCTGGTCCCCGCACATCGTCGGCGAACTCAACGGCCAGCACGTCAAGCTCGCCAAGCTCCACGGCGAATTCGTCTGGCACCACCACGAGCACGAGGACGAGCTCTTCCTCGTCATCAAGGGCCGCCTCCGCATGGAGCTCGAGGGCAGCGACATCACGCTCGAAGAAGGCGAGTTCCTCATCGTCCCCGCCGGAGTCGAACACCGCCCCGTCGCCGAAGATGAGTGCCACGTCCTGCTCTTCGAGCCCGCCGGCACCCTCAACACCGGCAACGTCACCAACGACCGAACCGTGCCGAACCCGAAATCCATCTAG
- a CDS encoding NUDIX domain-containing protein — protein MKFERSTNNPMHGVLGIIQHEDCLLMIQRSANVRAPLAWCFPGGQIEKGESQEEALIREMREEILVEVTPGKLLMTQTKYNGALILHCWSAKIQTGQPMPNPREIAEIRWLKPAQVRALQGVLPGTTDILDAIGL, from the coding sequence ATGAAGTTCGAGCGCTCCACGAATAACCCCATGCATGGCGTTCTCGGCATCATCCAGCATGAAGACTGCCTGTTGATGATCCAGCGCTCGGCCAACGTCCGCGCCCCGCTTGCATGGTGCTTCCCCGGCGGCCAGATTGAAAAGGGTGAATCCCAGGAAGAAGCCCTCATCCGCGAGATGCGCGAAGAAATCCTCGTCGAAGTCACGCCCGGCAAGCTGCTCATGACCCAAACCAAGTACAACGGCGCCTTGATCCTCCACTGCTGGTCAGCGAAGATTCAGACCGGTCAACCGATGCCCAATCCCCGCGAAATCGCCGAGATTCGATGGTTGAAGCCCGCGCAGGTAAGGGCCCTCCAGGGCGTCCTCCCGGGAACCACCGATATCCTCGATGCGATCGGGTTATGA
- a CDS encoding PhoH family protein, whose translation MRKHYIIDTNILLHDPNSVLQFADNDVIIPIEVIIEIDRFKHEITSRGQNAREVSRILDQLRQSQSLAKGVQLPSGGTLRVHCGHDHGASPKNAYADAEILRIAREIQDADPNRPVVIVTKDINLRIRADALGLLAEDYTTDRVGLKDLYTGRIEVVESGEFVQEFARAGLAPIPPGLSRYPNEYVLLKSNNGTSMSLLSRIDAGCENLVRIIDPKKPICGIRPRNKEQYFAFDALLNDAIKLVTIMGKAGTGKTLLAMAAGLHQVLHMKSYRGLLVTRPMTPVGKSMGALPGTIEEKLAPWLKPISDTLETLIDAAGAIAGRKDARELWANGTVDVQPLSYIRGRSIPKQFLIVDEAQNLTPLEVKTIITRVGDGTKVVMTGDAYQIDNPYVDSSSNGFNYVVDRFRAEPLAAHIELSKGERSPLAELAANLL comes from the coding sequence ATGCGCAAGCACTACATCATCGACACCAACATCCTCCTCCACGACCCCAACTCCGTCCTCCAGTTCGCCGACAACGACGTCATCATCCCCATCGAAGTCATCATCGAGATCGACCGCTTCAAACACGAGATCACCAGCCGCGGCCAGAACGCCCGCGAGGTCTCACGCATTCTTGATCAACTCCGCCAGTCGCAAAGCCTCGCCAAAGGCGTTCAGCTTCCTTCCGGCGGCACCCTCCGCGTCCACTGCGGCCACGACCACGGCGCCTCGCCCAAGAATGCCTACGCCGACGCTGAAATCCTCCGCATCGCCCGCGAGATTCAGGACGCCGACCCCAACCGCCCCGTCGTCATCGTCACCAAGGACATCAATCTCCGCATCCGCGCCGACGCCCTCGGCCTGCTCGCCGAAGACTACACCACCGACCGCGTCGGCCTCAAAGACCTCTACACCGGCCGCATCGAAGTCGTCGAGTCCGGCGAGTTCGTCCAGGAGTTCGCCCGCGCCGGCCTGGCCCCCATCCCGCCGGGCCTCAGTCGATATCCCAACGAATACGTCCTGCTCAAGAGCAACAACGGAACCAGCATGTCGCTGCTCAGCCGCATCGACGCAGGCTGCGAAAACCTGGTCCGCATCATCGACCCCAAGAAACCCATCTGCGGCATCCGCCCGCGCAACAAAGAGCAGTACTTCGCATTCGACGCCCTCCTCAACGACGCCATCAAGCTCGTCACCATCATGGGCAAAGCAGGCACCGGAAAAACCCTCCTCGCCATGGCCGCCGGTCTCCATCAGGTGCTGCACATGAAGTCTTATCGCGGCCTGCTGGTGACACGACCCATGACACCCGTCGGCAAGTCGATGGGGGCCCTGCCCGGCACCATCGAAGAAAAGCTGGCCCCCTGGCTCAAGCCCATCAGCGACACCCTGGAAACGCTTATCGACGCCGCCGGCGCCATCGCCGGCCGCAAGGACGCGCGCGAACTCTGGGCAAACGGAACCGTCGACGTCCAGCCGCTCTCCTACATTCGCGGCCGCAGCATCCCCAAACAGTTCCTCATCGTCGACGAAGCCCAGAATCTCACCCCGCTGGAAGTAAAGACCATCATCACCCGCGTCGGCGACGGAACAAAGGTTGTCATGACCGGCGATGCCTACCAGATCGACAATCCCTACGTGGACAGCTCCAGCAACGGCTTCAACTACGTGGTGGACCGCTTCCGCGCCGAGCCTCTTGCGGCGCACATCGAATTGTCAAAGGGCGAAAGAAGCCCGCTTGCAGAACTCGCCGCGAATCTGCTCTAA
- a CDS encoding HD-GYP domain-containing protein: MALVAALEAKDPHTERHSSQVAIYAEHLATAAGLGSTEVEVLVIAALLHDIGKIAVPDAILLKPGRLTPNEFEIIKLHPARGVEILRRMGFLERELPLVLHHHEWFNGCGYPAGLAGKAIPFGARILQVADSIDAMLSPRTYKKAIGVEEAIAELQRWRGIQFDPDIAESAVAMLDRLPEEALAICPGLVSAQVAVGESAPWPTPSLAVRNESAFVNVGRAAIAH, translated from the coding sequence ATGGCCTTGGTTGCGGCGCTGGAAGCGAAAGACCCGCACACGGAGCGTCATTCGTCGCAGGTGGCGATTTATGCGGAGCACTTGGCGACGGCGGCGGGGCTGGGGTCCACCGAGGTGGAGGTGCTGGTGATCGCGGCGCTGCTGCACGACATCGGGAAGATCGCCGTTCCCGACGCGATCCTGTTGAAGCCGGGGCGGCTCACGCCGAATGAGTTCGAGATCATCAAGCTGCATCCTGCCCGAGGGGTGGAGATTTTGCGGCGGATGGGCTTCTTGGAAAGGGAGCTTCCGCTCGTTCTGCATCATCATGAATGGTTCAACGGCTGCGGATATCCCGCGGGTCTGGCGGGTAAGGCGATTCCTTTCGGTGCGAGAATCCTGCAGGTCGCAGACAGCATCGACGCCATGCTCTCGCCGCGCACATATAAGAAGGCGATCGGGGTTGAGGAGGCGATCGCCGAATTGCAGCGATGGCGTGGCATTCAGTTCGATCCGGACATCGCGGAGTCGGCGGTGGCGATGCTCGACCGGCTGCCCGAAGAGGCGCTGGCGATCTGCCCCGGACTTGTTTCGGCACAGGTGGCCGTGGGCGAATCGGCGCCGTGGCCGACTCCCAGTCTGGCGGTGCGCAATGAATCAGCTTTCGTGAATGTCGGTCGGGCTGCGATTGCTCATTGA
- a CDS encoding response regulator: MARPKDVLTTGEVAKICNVAPRTVSKWFDTGKLRGYRIPGSKDRRIPLDQLVRFMRDHEIPLNGLDTGMTRVLVVEADRDVADLLSDGLEREANYEVRLARTAFEAGAATQTFKPHVLLMDVEVPGIGGREAIRTMRSLPACSGIKMIALTGSSRPGDEEILRQEGYDAALAKPFDVARAVRVIEASLPQPA, encoded by the coding sequence ATGGCCCGTCCCAAAGATGTCCTGACGACCGGAGAAGTGGCGAAGATCTGCAACGTCGCGCCGCGGACGGTCTCCAAGTGGTTTGATACGGGCAAGCTTCGGGGCTATCGCATACCGGGCAGCAAGGATCGACGCATCCCGCTGGATCAGCTTGTTCGATTCATGCGCGATCACGAGATTCCGCTGAATGGACTTGATACGGGAATGACGCGCGTGCTGGTCGTCGAGGCGGACCGGGACGTGGCGGATCTGCTTTCGGATGGTCTGGAGCGCGAGGCGAATTATGAAGTTCGGCTGGCGCGGACGGCTTTTGAGGCGGGGGCCGCGACGCAGACGTTCAAGCCGCACGTGTTGCTCATGGATGTCGAGGTGCCTGGAATCGGCGGGCGAGAGGCGATTCGGACGATGCGATCGCTGCCGGCCTGTTCCGGGATCAAGATGATTGCATTGACGGGTTCATCGCGACCGGGGGACGAAGAGATTCTGCGGCAGGAAGGCTACGACGCCGCACTGGCGAAGCCGTTCGACGTTGCCCGCGCAGTTCGGGTGATTGAGGCCTCCCTTCCGCAGCCCGCCTGA